The Rissa tridactyla isolate bRisTri1 chromosome 1, bRisTri1.patW.cur.20221130, whole genome shotgun sequence DNA segment TCTGGCCAATTTGAGttgccccctcccagcttcttgcccacccccagcttgcTGAGGTGGGGGCAGAGTCCAAAAAAGAGGAAACCTTGACAGTGTGCCAGAAGTGCTCAAGAATAGCAAGTGCTGTCAACGCTGTTTTAGCCACAgatccaaagcacagcaccatacagACATTATGAAGAAAGTTACCTCCATAGGAGCCAGATCCAGTCCAGTAAGTGAGGCAGCAGTTGCGTTTGCAGCCTGCAGTCCTTGCTGTGGTCTTTGTAAGGCTGACACTGCCCTCTCCTGGGTGGAGCTGAGGAGCTTCCACAGATCATGTAATTCGTGGTCTGAGGCATGAAGACTCTGCTGTACCTCAAAGAGCCAAGATGTAATCTTTCTGTATTTCCATACAAAAgagcctcagttctgcctttggTGAGTCAGATTGGAAagtgcatgaaaaaaaatccaagtgtaCCTATGCAGTAGCAGGGTTTTACATGGATTTGCTACACTGTTCTTCTCTATACTGGGAGCGTTTGGAAAATACCTCCTCTGAGGTTGCAAGTGCTCCTCAAGCACTTTGGGCTATAATTCTTGGCACAGGGTGTGGGATGGTTATATAGGTGTAGAACTGTTAATTTAAGCTAGTATAGAAATGGTGGCAAACAAAGCCTTTAGTAAAATTTGTTCCTAAACTTTGAAGTTCTGAAAGCCTCAGTGTTGTGAGCTGAACACAAAGTCAATACAGGGAGAGCCACAGGTCTGTAACAGTAGCTGAACAGTGAACAACTGCCTGCTTTGTTTTAGTGTGTTaatagcttttgcttttaaagttgTCCTCAGAATCGTGCTTCCATCCAAGCATAGTAGCAGCAGGCAGGGTCTTCTCAGTGCAGGTGTTAAACTTCTTTCAGACTGCAAAACTGCCCCTGCAAAATTAGCAGGGCAGGCTGGCTGTAAGAGACTGCCAGTTGGATAAATGTTTGCTCTTTGGGAATGTGTTTCCCACTAGAGGGAGGTGTGGGACAGGAGTCAGAAGTTGCtaaaagcaggagggaaggtTCTGATTTATCTTGGTTGTATATATACCGGAAAGTGATAATTGTCTCCAGTGCGGCTTGCCAAGATATTAAAAAGCTTCTGGAGAGAAGAATCTTAAGCTTGGGAGCAATGGTTTTCAGCATCTGGCTTCTCTGCACGGATAGAATCCCTGGAAGGCAGGGACAGCTTTAAGTTGGCTTTAACATTTTCTGATAATACAGCTGACAGGCAAGTACTGAGGCACAGTTCGAAGAGTTTGCAAGTACTATAGCTGCATTAATAGCAAGAAAACATAACAGAAGGAATCACAGGAAGAGGCTAGTCTTTCTGCATGGAGAAAACAAGTCTCAGGACTTGCTGGGTACTTATGAGGGCTTCTCTGTGCTTACAGTTGCCACCTGCTGTCACTGGGAGCCACTGCAAAGCTAGTGGAGTAAGGATCATGatccaaattatttttcctctctatacgccaaaacagaaaagcaggaggaTGGATGACATTTGGTTTTGGAAAAGGAACTGGAAGTCTTTGATCCTTGCTGTCAGTAGACATCACTGGAATTCACTGGTTTGGAAGAGAGGGTGGAATCTGTTtaccttccttcttcctctttctacCCACCCAAGACCTGGAAGCAAGACACAATCTATTAGATTGGTCTTTTACAGTGATATGCAACTCTTAATTCCACAAATATTGAAACTTCCTCCCTATCTTCCATGGTTTCAATGGTAAAAGCATCCCAAACTGCTGAGATTTGTCTGGAGGAACACTTCTCTCCTTTGCTGAAGTCCTGAGCGCTGTGAACACATAAGCAGAAGTCCCTAATACCTCCTTCAGCAGGGGTCTTGCTGAATGTCCTCAAGCGAAGGGAAAATCGTTTTGGCAGTGCAGATGGAGCAAACATGAAATTCTCACTGCCTGTCTTCTCAATAGAGCCAAAGGAGATAAATTTAAGTCTATACCTATACATGTGtttatgtctgtgtgtgtatataatagGAACTGGTTTTCCTGGCACATGTGAGGTGTTTGCTttaacatcaaaaataaaaattaggcaTCAGTTATCAGACAGACTTCTGAAGCATAAGTTTGAGGTAATGGGACGGGGTTGTTTCAGTAAGATAGCTCTATCATAGTCAAAGAAATGACTGGCTGATCTAATCTAAGTAGATGTAATTGGCTGTATTCCTTCTGCAGAAGGGACAGTGACTAATGAACAGGACTCTGATGTGGCAACTTAGTAGGAGAAGATATGACTAAATTGTAAACAGTACTCTGCAGGAAGAGTTATGTGTGTAAATGTCAACTGGATGTCTTTTAGGACTAGAAATTATTCAAGAAAAGGGATTATAAATCAGgacaggaaactttttttttgttttggctgttAGCAGCATACAGACATCTTCATGTGGCTGAGATCCAGAAGAGCCTtagggaacaggggaggtggcaACAGCCTCGGGGATTTTCCTTTGACTCAGAGATATGCTGACGTCAGTTGTGACTCAGCATTCTCTACATTCTTTCTGGATTGTTTTCTGCCCCATTTGGAGACTTAATTATCCACAAGGTCTAATGCCAGGGCCACTACACTTGTAATTTTGTAACATAGCCCCTGTAACAGCTTGTTGCAAACTCCACTAAGGCAAAGAGTCATTCCCTTAATCTTGGAAGAGCAGGGAGATAGCATTAGACTGAAACATACACAGTCAGTTGTTAATTTAAGTTGGAGGTGGCGGGAGATTAGTGAGTATCTCATTCTTTTCAATCCAAGTATAAAGCATGGTAGTTTTATGCCAGTCTTCACAGTGGGACCCAGGAAGGACCTGAGGACAAGTTGTGTGCTTTCACTTCTTTGCAAGTACCTGTTCATCTGTTTAtcaggacaacaaaaaaaatctctcaaggatactgaaataaaacatgttAAGCCTTCAAGGTGGGACTGAGGATGAAAAAAGCAATTGAGTCAGGGTGCTCTTCTAGTTGGTAACAGAAACAGGATCTCAGAGCTGTTCTGCATTCTGAGAGAATACTActagaaaataaatatgcaatttcATAACATAGCATGAGCGAAAATAGAGGTGCCCTTGTGGCTTTTCCAAACCATGTGAAATTCTCAGGGGAAGAATGTTCGGGCTTATTGGGGCTGGCTCTGGTCTCTGCAGGCTGTCaatgctgctttgctgcagtTGGATGCTGTACAGAGTGGAGAGAGCTACACAAACTGTCACACTGCTGTTGTGACCACACAGGCAGCACAACAATATGAATTGTTCTTAATGAGTTGTGTTTTGCAAGCAGAGCAGTTCTAGACAGCAAGACTATACTTTACTTCCATGCGTCTGTGCAGGTTACCTGAAAATGCCTGTTTGTTCACCAATCCTATTAGATCACATCCTGTCAAGAGACAAGACTAAAGCTGTGGCTTACTATTGCTAAAGATTTAAGTCAAAAACGTGAAGGAAATATCTGGCAAGCTATTGTTCAGATGGACTAACTGCTTGAATTCAAGTTGCATGTGTCCTGTGAGGCATATAGCTGCCTGATGGTCATGATCTAATAATGAACTAAACCTGCAAAAAGTAAGGTCTGATTCTGTCATCTAGTATTAGATCTCAAAGAAGACGTGATTGGGAGTTGGTAATAGGGTGTAATCATGTGCACACCTTCAAAGATGAGCAAAGTGAATATAAATTGCTTTGTTAGTGTGTTAAGTAGTCTCTAAGTATTGGCTAGGTAAAGGACTCATGTAGACTGATGGTGAAGATCCTGCAAAATTTTATGTTGTGAGTGCTTGTGATGCATAGTACAGCATTGAGTCTTAATGGGCAATGCTAGTTCATTCTTGAATGTTGTAGTAAGCTGGGAGACTGCAAAGTGCTTAGTGTTTACTAGGTATCCAGATAAGTATCAGCTTTGAAATTCTGTGCATCTTTCTTGTTGTGGATATGAGTTGGAAGTCATGCAAGCTGTCAGACAGCCTACATTTCAGTTATTGATCTCTTTAGGATTTTATGTGTTGCAAAGCAGAGTCTGCTCTGCTTAATGTTCTTATTTGGCTTGTTATTTTTAGTGGCTCATTTCTATTGCAGCGTTAGCTATTTTTATTTGGTGTGGGCTTCATAACTTAGATTACCATAACTTATGGCCAGGGCAGCATCCATCGCACACCAAAATGCTAGTACCCTACACCATATAAACTGGTGTACATATGCAGTGCCCATCTTTGGGGCTGGCTGTGCATCACTTCACAAGACCAGTTATATGCTggttcttcctccttccttcttttcccatcACCTAATGGGCCTGCTGTAATCATGGCATGTTCTTGTCATGCACCTGTCAGGTGGTTTAAGGTAAGGTATGTATCTTGCCTTCAAGACTTTAGAAAGCAAGATGCAGAACAACATTAGAATTTGGTGGGTTTTGGCAAGCAGGTTTAAGAAGTATTTTATAGGTAGTAGTTTTATGCTATTTGCTATGTGAAGAATAAATAATAGAGTGAATTATTACTCATACTTCTTCAAAATCTAGAGATTCAGAAGCTTGATCTGTTCTCTTAGTCTATAATAAGAACTTCTAGTTAACCTTCAGCTTCGCTATTTTCAATAGATTGTGGCTGACTGCTTTGAACTGAAGCTCTGGGGAAGTCATTAATAACTAGTAAACTAGCTTGTCTAATCCAAGGTTCTGTTTAATATATGTGAATTGTTTAATTATGCTTAAGGTAATAAATTGCTATCTAATACCTCTTAATCAAAAAGAGTTCAAATGTGTTGTATATGAAAGAGTACCCTTTCTATCTAAGTAAAGCCTTCTACCTTTTAAGGATGTTATCTGTGAAAATTCTCTGTACAGCTTGTGCCGGAGTACCTCTGACTTGGTTCAGAGCCCTTTGAAAGACTTTGTCCATATAAgcctttcacttttctttcatcttctaaATGCTGAACTTTGAACAGAACTCAGTGCAATTACACTGTATATATGGCcgtgtgcatttttttcctttctaggaAATATTTGTTTCCACTTGATAGCAACCCTGTGATAAGCAAATATCATGCATACagtgaaatgcatatgaagaaAATAGTATAGCGTGTGTAATTTTGAGGGTATAAAGAGAGCATGAAAAACTAAAAGCCCAAATAAATGACTTCTGGGGGTACCATGTTAATGCATTGAAGATAACTCATGGGTCAGTACCCATAATAAATCTGGTAGGTGGGTGATAATGGACATGTATGTGTGTGATCAGTACTGAGGTGTAACAGTAGGAATGATATAGCATCGTATTCAAAATGTATTAGTGTACTTGACTGATATCTATCTGATCATAATCTCTgtgaacaaaaaaatgtaaatactacAACAGGAGAAATAAAGAGTATCATCAAGAGATGTTTGACACATTGTAGAATAACTAATAGAATAACTAATCAAAGCACTGAAAACAAGATTTTGGGTTCCCAGTGGTGGTGTTACTAGGAATGCAGGTGGTGTGAGGTGTAGTTTTCAGCTGAGACTGTAACTTTGTTGCTGTTTCCattaaatttcagaaaaatatgccGCAACTGCAAATGTGGCCAGGAAGAGCATGATATCCTCACAAGCAATGAGGAAGATCGGAAAGTGGGGAAACTCTTTGAAGATACAAAATACACAACCCTTATTGCAAAGCTGAAGAATGATGGCATTCCCATGTATAAACGCAATGTAATGATACTGACTAATCCGGTGCCAGCCAAGAAGAACATATCCATCAATACTGTGACTTATGAGTGGGCTCCTCCTGTTCAGAATCAGACACTTGTAAGTCCGatccactttttttcttcatgttcaatGGAGGCATTGATGGGAGATAGAGAAGTAGAACTTACAGGAAGTATAAATTTGCCTCTTGTAGTCATTCTGTATGtacctcttcttttcttcctcctcaaaaccgAAAATATGCTGCCTGTTTAATGAGTCTTGCCTGTGTCATCTTGCAGATATGGATGCTTGTCTATGGAACTTCTCGAGAACTGGGGACATAAGGTGGTTTTTAATAGATAGGATTAAGTGTTATCTTCTAAGTCCATGGAGTCCGATTTCTCTAACCTGCCTTTTTCTAGTACACTTGAAAAATTTGCATGGACTGTgtgtttaaaagaggaaaaaaaaaaagaaagaaaaaaacaccaaccccacAACAATTTATGTCATTGTTTAAAGTTAAGGGGAACACTCAGTCTTGCATATATCTTTTACTGTATATGGTAAGAACAAGGTCAGTGTTGACATCTAAAAGAGCAACTCCCTTCCAGTATGTTTTCAGCTGAGTAGATGAGATGGTAGATAGCCTTCTGAGGGTTTTACTTCACTTTTCAAGCTTTGATTGCTAACTTACTGTACTGCCGTGTTGTGTGATCCATGACGGAATCACTTTCTCTGACCTACCTCTCAAAATATCCTTTTTCAGTGAATTAATCAAACCTTGTGCATCTAAATCAACTGTTATTTAATGTTCAGTTACGACTTTGATTTTTAGGCTCgttcttgcttttttaaaattagcgtttttttctttatttagctaGAATCATTTCTGCAATAGACTGTGTGCCCCAGGCAAACTatttcagcttttactttttaaagctcTACTGCTGATCAGTAGTTTTATATAGCTTTGAAAAGACAAGGTGCTGTGTAAATGTTAATTACTGTTTACTCTGAGAAGTAATAACTGTATTCCGTAAAAGGCTTAAAAGGAAGCCTGTCTTTTACTCTGGGAAGATGCCAATTAATGCATCTGCTGTATTTTATCTCCATCTACTGTATTTTGGGAGCTTAATGTTTATGGAAAGAACCTTGTTTTTGACAAATTTGACTGTCGCTAACAACAGTAGAGATGATTATAGTCGGGTGTTTGCTTAAAAGGATGGGTCTATAGCTGAAGTGGCATCTGATATCTAATTTCTCCTGGTTCAGGCTAGGCAGTATATGCAGATGCTACCAAAGGAGAAGCAGCCTGTTGCTGGCTCAGAAGGCGCACAGTACAGGAAGAAGCAGTTGGCTAAGCAGCTGCCTGCTCACGATCAGGATCCTTCAAAATGCCACGAGCTCTCCCCCAATGAAGTTAAGCAGATGGAACAGTTTGTGAAGAAGTACAAAACCGAGGCGCTTGGCGTAGGAGATGTCAAGCTCCCTGGTGAGGTGGAAATGAGAGCTACTGAGAAGAGTAATGTGAAGAATGGTGACAGAGGTGCCTCAGCTGCTGTAGGAGCGATGGAGGACAAATCCCCAGATCAGAAGGCATCTCAATATGTAAGTATAAGAAAGGAAAGATAAACCAAGAAGGTGTATTACCATCCGAGTGCTCTCTTTGGTCATTTTAATGCAATTAACTTGTTTGTGAACTTGAAATAGTGAAAATctagggagggagagaaagaagggaaactgGAAAACATTGTGAGTGTCTGCACCGAGCCCTGGTTTCTGACTGTATTTAGTGCATTGCAGCAAATAACTTCCTAGATGACCTTTTCATCCTCGTTGCAAAAACATGTTAGCTTGGAGATATACTACAGCAGGGTGGCTTTTACAGAATAATAAAGAAACTTGTATAGTCTTACAGACTAATTGCTACACTCTTCTCTTGAAGAGTTTAGTTTAATTATAGaagtctgttttctccttttcttggaAGAGCACCAAAATTACACACTTGACCAATTgtgtttaaattaaatgaaactaAGAAATAAAGTAACACCTCTCTCCCATGTCCAACAAGCCAAGCCGTAGAATGGCTTTTTTGAGTAGCCTTCTTTTCATATTCAGATCTGGGTTttttggtctatttttttttcctttggcatctgATTTCTGCCTTGTAATAGGTCAACAAAAAATAAGGTATGTAAAATTATCCAGTTTTCATTGGTATTTCTAAAACTGTAGCCTTAATAAAGTATTTTTGACATAACTTGCTAACTTCTGTTGTAGATGTCTCGGCTACCAATTATGAATACAAAATAGGGGTAGGATTACTGAAACAACATTAAATTAGCTTAGTGAAGGTAGACCTTCACCTCAGAGTGGCAAAAGATCCTGTAACTTGATTTCCAGAAATGTTGCTATTACATGTATGAATCGCAAAACTTATTTCTTTCCAGGTTACttagagaaaacaaatatatGAGTTCTAGATGGAGATAAAAGTTTGTTAACATCATTGCAGAATATGGCTTTCAGTGTTATTGGGGGGTGTTGCGTGCTGCTTTTGATGTGGTTTTGTTGCTTGTTTAAACTGGCACAGTATATTACTTCTGGTGTAATTCAAATGGAATATAAAATTAACACTTAAGTTTTAGCTTTGAACATGCCTGCTTACCTTAGTCAGTCATATGCTGTGCCATTTGGTTACCTGTAACTACtttctaaaattaattattcagTTATTTTTGCCATTATCTTGTCGTGGAGATCTTAAGATACTAAAAAGTTACTTTATCATGGCTTGATGAGGTTGCTGTCATTTTGTGTAACCCAGCCTCTCCTGCTGGCTTACTTTAGCTTCACCACAGCAATTCTTCACTTGCTTCCTTGAGGAAAAACCTATAGAAATGCACACCTTGCATTGTACCCTGTGGCCAACTGGCTTGGACGACATTACGTCAAGGGCAAGAGGCATTCTGTCATCTTGagtaattattctttttaaaaacaacagcaaaacagtgATGTCTTTCTATGtatattttgatatatttgaTTTCTTTCCATGTATATTTTGAAACTGCTTATCTAAAACTAGTGTGGGGATCTGATCAATACGCCTTACAGCTGAGacactttgaaaaaataaaatacagagatagatatatagatagatatatatatatatatacacacaactgAAAACTGAGGCCATTTGTGGCTGGGCTTGTAGTAATGTGAATCATAGAAAAAACCTTTCCAGGATGTTCAGCCCAGTCCACAGACCAACTGGAGTGCAGGAAATGCTAAACTGGTGATTAAACTGTAGATTAAAATTTTTGCTTCGATAACATAAACCAGCTGCATTTTTTGACTCGATGGCAAAACCCTCTCTGTAAGCAGGTATAGGACAAAAGACTGACTATAAATGTTTTGAAACTATTTGTAGTGTAGTTGTGTCCATGAACTTTGTAGTTCCTTTTCCATAATCCTAACATTGTTAATCACAGACTATTGGACAACAGCTGTGAGTAATTAGCATCCCTAGAACACAGCTTTAAACAGAATGAGTTTGAAatattcacaattattttttttctcagtagtgATGCAGCTATTGCTCGATCTTCTCATGACCTATATAATAGAGCATTTCCTTGTCATGTGTTCTAGTCATAGTCTAGTCAGTTAGCTTTGGAGTCCTCTTATTATTCTCTCCTTATTCTTCAGTATGCAAGACTTATAGAACATAGCATGAATTTTAGTTgcctgggttggttttgtttgttgtttgttttttttttaagaactggacTGTAGTTGCAGGAATGTGAATATGGGAAAATACAATAATCCCTCTAAGTAGCACTAGTGCtatgtcagtagaatgtacatcTCCTTGAATTGCTTAGTTCAGCCTGTACAATGGCATCGTGTCACGCTACTATCTGATCATGGGAGTAAACTAATGCTTGAATTTCAGTCTGGGAAGGTGGGATTTATCAAATATGTCAGTAATATGTAAATGCTATAAATGTACCTCTTCAAAGACTTATTTAACTTGGTAATAACTTCTTTCCAGTCCTGCTATCGCTGCAAACTGAACATGAAAGAAGGTGACCCGGCTGTCTACGCAGAACGTGCTGGATATGACAAATTGTGGCACCCAGCTTGTTTTGTCTGTTGCACCTGCAGTGAGCTTCTAGTAGACATGATCTATTTCTGGAAGAATGGTAACCTGTACTGTGGAAGACATTATTGCGATAGCGAAAAACCCCGCTGTGCTGGATGTGACGAGGTAGGAAATATCCTTATCCTTTGTTTTGTCATACAGGTTTGCTCCTCTGAGAAGTGAGTATgatttttagtaaaatatttcagtgcaggGACATGATGTGCCTTCACCAGTTTTAGCTGATCATAGTCTCAAGGAACCAAAACTGATATGGACACTCCACATTCAGGAATCTGCTTTGGATTTGGTGGGGATTTTGTGTGGTctatgtgcacgtgtgtgcaaaTTATGTGGTGGTTTCCTCATGAAGGGCACTAGGGGGAGCGCCTGACTAAATTACACTTTGTGCAGCACGAAGAGGCCTGCCTGATGTCTTTGGCATCTATTGGCTTTTAATAAACAAATGGAGTCTTTTGGAAAACTGTAACAAGtgaatgtatttgtttttattgttgaAATTGTTTGAAACAGTGGAACCACCAGGAGTTTCTGGGAAATTGCAAAATACCTTGAGGCTAGCTTTATCAAAGGAAAGACTATTCAAATGCATATGTTAATATTGGTTTGTATCTTCCACATAGCTTATATTCAGCAATGAGTATACTCAAGCGGAAGGTCAAAACTGGCATCTGAAACACTTCTGCTGCTTTGACTGTGATTGTGTTTTGGCTGGGGAAATCTATGTAATGGTAAACGACAACCCAGTCTGCAAACCCTG contains these protein-coding regions:
- the TES gene encoding testin produces the protein MDLENKVKKMGLGHEQGFGAPCLKCKDKCEGFELHFWRKICRNCKCGQEEHDILTSNEEDRKVGKLFEDTKYTTLIAKLKNDGIPMYKRNVMILTNPVPAKKNISINTVTYEWAPPVQNQTLARQYMQMLPKEKQPVAGSEGAQYRKKQLAKQLPAHDQDPSKCHELSPNEVKQMEQFVKKYKTEALGVGDVKLPGEVEMRATEKSNVKNGDRGASAAVGAMEDKSPDQKASQYSCYRCKLNMKEGDPAVYAERAGYDKLWHPACFVCCTCSELLVDMIYFWKNGNLYCGRHYCDSEKPRCAGCDELIFSNEYTQAEGQNWHLKHFCCFDCDCVLAGEIYVMVNDNPVCKPCYVKNHAAICQGCHNAIDPEVQRVAYNNFNWHATQECFLCSCCSKCLIGQKFMPVEGMVFCSVECKKKMMS